One Pantoea eucalypti genomic region harbors:
- the btuB gene encoding TonB-dependent vitamin B12 receptor BtuB: MTKKTASLFALSATAISLWAQNGFAQGNDDTQIVTANRFAEPVSGVLAPTTVVTRDEIDRWQAKSLTDVMRRLPGVDVAQSGGLGQQSSLFIRGTESRHVLILIDGIRLNQAGITGSSDLSQIPLSLVQRIEYIRGARSAVYGSDAIGGVVNIITGRSQPGTTLTAGMGSNGYQSYDGSTQQMLGDATKLTLAGNYTYTKGYDVVAGYPNDYGPAQHDRDGFMSKTLYGNLEHQFSDELSGFVRSYGFDNRTAYDGSYTYDDSFTNIIGLADTRQLYSQTWDTGLRFNRDVYSTQLIASYGHTKDINYDPRNGRYGAASTFDDVTQYNLQWGNTVQVGQGAVSAGVDWQKETTEPGTNYLSDGYEQRNTGLYVTGQQQFGSVTLEGAVRGDDNNQFGWHNTWQTAASWEFISGYRAFASYGTAFKAPNLSQVYSPFYGNRDLDPEKSKQWEGGFEGLTGPVNWRVSGYRNDIDDLIEGDPQTFRYYNIEKARIKGVEATAGFDTGPLTHQLSYDYVDARDGNTDQPLVRRAKQQVKYQLDWTLHEFDWSVTYHYLGDRYDTDFNSTPSRRVKLGGVSLWDLAVSYPVTSQLTVRGRIANLFDKDYETVYGYQTPGREYYLSGSYNF, from the coding sequence ATGACAAAAAAAACTGCATCGCTGTTCGCTCTGAGCGCAACGGCGATTTCTCTCTGGGCGCAAAACGGTTTTGCGCAGGGGAATGATGATACGCAAATCGTTACTGCCAACCGTTTTGCCGAACCTGTTTCCGGGGTGCTGGCGCCGACAACCGTCGTCACGCGTGATGAGATTGATCGCTGGCAGGCCAAAAGTCTGACAGATGTGATGCGCCGTCTGCCGGGTGTCGATGTCGCGCAAAGCGGCGGGCTAGGGCAGCAGAGTTCGCTGTTTATTCGGGGTACTGAGTCCAGACATGTGCTGATCCTGATTGATGGTATCCGGCTTAATCAGGCGGGTATTACCGGTTCGTCCGACCTCAGCCAGATCCCCCTGTCGCTGGTGCAACGCATCGAATATATTCGCGGCGCACGTTCCGCGGTTTACGGTTCTGATGCCATTGGCGGCGTGGTGAATATTATTACGGGCCGTTCGCAACCGGGCACGACGCTGACGGCGGGCATGGGATCCAACGGCTATCAATCGTATGACGGCTCAACCCAGCAGATGCTGGGCGACGCGACAAAGCTTACCCTGGCAGGCAACTATACCTACACCAAAGGGTATGACGTGGTGGCGGGCTATCCCAATGACTATGGCCCGGCGCAGCACGATCGCGACGGCTTCATGAGCAAAACCCTGTATGGCAACCTTGAGCATCAGTTCAGCGATGAACTCAGTGGTTTTGTGCGCAGCTATGGCTTTGATAACCGCACTGCCTATGACGGGTCTTACACGTATGATGACAGCTTCACGAATATCATCGGCCTGGCGGATACCCGTCAGCTCTACAGCCAGACCTGGGACACCGGTTTACGCTTCAACCGCGACGTCTACTCCACCCAGCTTATTGCCAGTTATGGCCATACCAAAGACATTAACTACGATCCGCGCAATGGCCGCTACGGCGCTGCATCCACCTTTGATGATGTCACCCAGTACAATCTGCAGTGGGGCAATACCGTGCAGGTGGGGCAGGGCGCCGTCAGTGCGGGTGTTGACTGGCAGAAAGAGACAACGGAACCGGGCACGAACTATTTATCAGATGGCTATGAACAGCGTAATACCGGCCTCTACGTGACCGGGCAGCAACAGTTTGGCAGCGTCACTCTTGAGGGTGCGGTACGTGGTGACGATAACAATCAGTTCGGCTGGCATAACACCTGGCAGACGGCGGCGTCATGGGAGTTTATTTCCGGGTACCGCGCGTTCGCTTCGTATGGTACTGCTTTCAAAGCGCCTAATCTGTCGCAGGTATACAGCCCATTTTATGGCAACCGCGACCTCGATCCTGAAAAAAGTAAGCAGTGGGAAGGCGGCTTTGAGGGGCTGACCGGGCCGGTGAACTGGCGCGTGTCGGGCTATCGCAATGACATTGATGACCTGATTGAAGGCGATCCGCAGACCTTCCGCTACTACAACATTGAGAAGGCACGTATTAAAGGTGTTGAAGCCACCGCTGGATTCGATACCGGGCCGCTGACGCATCAGCTCTCATATGATTATGTCGATGCGCGGGATGGCAACACCGATCAACCGCTCGTTCGCCGGGCTAAGCAGCAGGTCAAGTATCAGCTTGACTGGACACTGCATGAGTTTGACTGGTCCGTGACTTATCACTATCTGGGCGACCGTTATGATACCGACTTCAACAGCACGCCCAGCCGTCGTGTGAAATTAGGCGGTGTCAGCCTGTGGGATCTCGCCGTCTCATATCCTGTCACTTCACAACTCACGGTTCGTGGTAGAATTGCCAACCTGTTCGATAAAGATTACGAGACAGTGTATGGCTATCAGACTCCAGGACGAGAGTATTACCTCAGCGGCAGCTACAACTTCTGA
- the murI gene encoding glutamate racemase yields MAIRLQDESITSAAATTSDLRPTVLVFDSGVGGLSVYDEVRQLLPDLHYLYAFDNAGFPYGEKSETFIVERVVAIVEAITQRYPLSLVIIACNTASTVSLPALRERFAFPVVGVVPAIKPAARLTRNGVVGLLATRATVRRPYTHELVAQFAGSCNIEMLGSAELVELAEAKLHGAEVALDEVRRIVQPWQRMAEPPDTVVLGCTHFPLLREELQQVLPEGTRLIDSGAAIARRTAWLLEHEAPEVNSSQQNVAFCTELDGEAVQLSPVLQRYGFPLLEKLAF; encoded by the coding sequence ATGGCTATCAGACTCCAGGACGAGAGTATTACCTCAGCGGCAGCTACAACTTCTGATTTGCGTCCCACCGTGCTGGTGTTTGATTCCGGCGTCGGTGGGCTTTCTGTCTATGATGAGGTCCGTCAGCTGTTGCCGGATCTTCATTATCTCTACGCCTTCGATAACGCTGGATTCCCTTACGGCGAGAAAAGCGAAACCTTCATCGTGGAACGGGTGGTCGCTATCGTTGAGGCCATTACACAGCGTTATCCTCTCTCATTAGTCATCATCGCCTGCAATACAGCCAGCACGGTTTCATTGCCTGCTTTACGTGAACGCTTTGCGTTTCCTGTCGTGGGTGTGGTTCCGGCGATTAAACCTGCCGCGCGCCTGACGCGAAATGGTGTGGTCGGGTTGCTGGCGACGCGGGCTACAGTACGCCGTCCTTATACTCACGAGCTGGTGGCGCAATTCGCCGGGTCCTGCAACATCGAAATGCTGGGATCGGCGGAGCTGGTGGAACTGGCAGAAGCTAAGCTACACGGTGCTGAGGTTGCACTGGATGAGGTGCGCCGTATTGTTCAGCCGTGGCAGCGGATGGCTGAACCACCGGACACGGTTGTTTTAGGCTGTACGCACTTCCCTTTACTGCGCGAAGAGCTGCAGCAGGTGTTACCTGAAGGGACGCGTCTGATTGATTCCGGTGCGGCAATTGCCCGACGAACAGCCTGGCTACTGGAACATGAAGCGCCTGAAGTAAATTCTTCGCAACAGAACGTCGCATTCTGCACGGAGCTGGATGGTGAAGCGGTACAATTATCACCCGTTTTACAGCGTTATGGCTTCCCGTTGCTTGAAAAACTGGCGTTTTAG